Proteins encoded in a region of the Zea mays cultivar B73 chromosome 4, Zm-B73-REFERENCE-NAM-5.0, whole genome shotgun sequence genome:
- the LOC100193068 gene encoding Polyol transporter 5-like translates to MADETETAAPLLRSAPLVADAPRRNRFAFVCATLASMTTILMGYNLALMSGAQLFIRQDLGLSDVQVEVLTGSMNLFMLVSILGAGWAADLLGRRGTLVLANAFLMAGALAMSAGGSYAALVAARFVTSVGVGFARVVAPVYNAEISPASTRGVLSSLLDMFINVGILLSYVSNYAFAGLPVHTGWRVMFAVGALPPVFLAAGVLAMPESPRWLVMRGRYGEARAVLLRTTPAEADLRLQEIKEAVEAPRAPADSGGGGGVGVWKEMLWRPTKTVRRILVCAIGVLFFQQASGIDAIVLYSPLVFQKSGMSSNSAILGATVAVGVVKTCFILVATLLSDCVGRRPLLLASAAGSAATLASVALTLCVGSTSTVSTAACVASVLAFVAAFSVGFGPLAPTYSSEIIPLRLRAQGTGLGTAVNRLTCALVTMTFISLADWLTMPGCFFLYAGVAAAAFVFVYLELPETSGRSLEDMHELFAAK, encoded by the exons ATGGCGGACGAGACAGAGACAGCGGCGCCGCTGCTCCGCTCAGCTCCCCTCGTCGCCGACGCGCCACGCCGGAACAGGTTCGCCTTCGTCTGCGCCACGCTCGCCTCCATGACCACCATCCTGATGGGTTACA ATCTCGCGCTGATGAGCGGCGCGCAGCTGTTCATCCGGCAGGACCTGGGCCTCTCCGACGTGCAGGTCGAGGTGCTCACGGGGTCCATGAACCTGTTCATGCTCGTGTCCATCCTCGGCGCCGGATGGGCGGCCGACCTTCTGGGCCGCCGTGGCACGCTCGTGCTCGCCAATGCATTCCTCATGGCCGGAGCGCTCGCCATGTCGGCTGGCGGCAGCTACGCCGCGCTCGTGGCCGCGCGCTTCGTCACCAGCGTCGGGGTCGGGTTCGCCCGCGTCGTCGCGCCGGTGTACAACGCCGAGATCTCGCCGGCGTCCACGCGCGGCGTCCTGTCGTCTTTGCTAGAT ATGTTTATCAACGTCGGCATCTTGCTTAGCTACGTGTCGAACTACGCGTTCGCCGGCCTGCCAGTGCACACCGGCTGGCGCGTCATGTTCGCCGTCGGCGCGCTGCCACCGGTGTTCCTGGCCGCGGGGGTACTTGCCATGCCAGAGTCGCCGCGGTGGCTGGTGATGCGCGGGCGCTACGGGGAAGCGCGCGCCGTGCTCTTGCGCACCACCCCAGCTGAGGCCGACCTCCGACTCCAGGAGATCAAGGAAGCCGTCGAGGCGCCGCGGGCACCTGCtgacagcggcggcggcggcggcgttggcGTGTGGAAGGAGATGCTGTGGCGGCCGACGAAAACGGTGCGCCGGATCCTCGTCTGCGCGATCGGCGTGCTGTTCTTCCAGCAAGCCTCCGGCATCGACGCCATCGTGCTGTACAGCCCGCTGGTGTTCCAGAAGTCCGGCATGTCGTCGAACAGCGCCATCCTCGGGGCAACCGTCGCCGTGGGAGTGGTGAAGACATGCTTCATCCTCGTGGCGACGCTCCTGTCCGACTGCGTCGGCCGGCGCCCCCTCCTCCTCGCCAGCGCCGCCGGCTCTGCGGCGACGCTGGCCTCTGTGGCCCTGACGCTCTGCGTCGGCAGCACGTCCACGGTAAGCACTGCGGCGTGCGTCGCGTCGGTGCTGGCCTTCGTGGCCGCGTTCTCGGTTGGGTTCGGGCCGCTGGCGCCGACGTACAGCTCGGAGATCATTCCGCTGCGGCTGCGCGCGCAGGGCACCGGCCTTGGCACGGCAGTGAACCGGCTGACGTGTGCATTGGTGACCATGACTTTCATCTCGCTCGCCGACTGGCTCACCATGCCGGGGTGCTTCTTCCTGTATGCTGGTGTGGCAGCAGCCGCGTTCGTGTTCGTGTACTTGGAGCTGCCAGAGACTAGTGGGCGGAGCTTGGAGGATATGCACGAGCTCTTCGCCGCCAAGTGA
- the LOC103652748 gene encoding probable stress-associated endoplasmic reticulum protein: protein MTTSRRLADRKTAKFQKNITRRGSVPETAVKKGKGNGYAAGPVVLGFFVFVVIGSSLFQIIRTATSGGMA, encoded by the exons ATG ACTACTTCCAGGCGCCTTGCGGACAGGAAGACAGCCAAGTTCCAGAAGAACATCACGAGGCGGGGTTCCGTGCCGGAAACCGCCGTCAAGAAGGGGAAGGGGAACGGCTACGCTGCCGGCCCCGTAGTGCTCGGCTTCTTCGTCTTCGTCGTCATTGGGTCAT CGTTGTTCCAGATCATCAGGACCGCGACCAGTGGCGGCATGGCTTGA
- the LOC100193068 gene encoding polyol transporter 5-like isoform X1, which yields MSGAQLFIRQDLGLSDVQVEVLTGSMNLFMLVSILGAGWAADLLGRRGTLVLANAFLMAGALAMSAGGSYAALVAARFVTSVGVGFARVVAPVYNAEISPASTRGVLSSLLDMFINVGILLSYVSNYAFAGLPVHTGWRVMFAVGALPPVFLAAGVLAMPESPRWLVMRGRYGEARAVLLRTTPAEADLRLQEIKEAVEAPRAPADSGGGGGVGVWKEMLWRPTKTVRRILVCAIGVLFFQQASGIDAIVLYSPLVFQKSGMSSNSAILGATVAVGVVKTCFILVATLLSDCVGRRPLLLASAAGSAATLASVALTLCVGSTSTVSTAACVASVLAFVAAFSVGFGPLAPTYSSEIIPLRLRAQGTGLGTAVNRLTCALVTMTFISLADWLTMPGCFFLYAGVAAAAFVFVYLELPETSGRSLEDMHELFAAK from the exons ATGAGCGGCGCGCAGCTGTTCATCCGGCAGGACCTGGGCCTCTCCGACGTGCAGGTCGAGGTGCTCACGGGGTCCATGAACCTGTTCATGCTCGTGTCCATCCTCGGCGCCGGATGGGCGGCCGACCTTCTGGGCCGCCGTGGCACGCTCGTGCTCGCCAATGCATTCCTCATGGCCGGAGCGCTCGCCATGTCGGCTGGCGGCAGCTACGCCGCGCTCGTGGCCGCGCGCTTCGTCACCAGCGTCGGGGTCGGGTTCGCCCGCGTCGTCGCGCCGGTGTACAACGCCGAGATCTCGCCGGCGTCCACGCGCGGCGTCCTGTCGTCTTTGCTAGAT ATGTTTATCAACGTCGGCATCTTGCTTAGCTACGTGTCGAACTACGCGTTCGCCGGCCTGCCAGTGCACACCGGCTGGCGCGTCATGTTCGCCGTCGGCGCGCTGCCACCGGTGTTCCTGGCCGCGGGGGTACTTGCCATGCCAGAGTCGCCGCGGTGGCTGGTGATGCGCGGGCGCTACGGGGAAGCGCGCGCCGTGCTCTTGCGCACCACCCCAGCTGAGGCCGACCTCCGACTCCAGGAGATCAAGGAAGCCGTCGAGGCGCCGCGGGCACCTGCtgacagcggcggcggcggcggcgttggcGTGTGGAAGGAGATGCTGTGGCGGCCGACGAAAACGGTGCGCCGGATCCTCGTCTGCGCGATCGGCGTGCTGTTCTTCCAGCAAGCCTCCGGCATCGACGCCATCGTGCTGTACAGCCCGCTGGTGTTCCAGAAGTCCGGCATGTCGTCGAACAGCGCCATCCTCGGGGCAACCGTCGCCGTGGGAGTGGTGAAGACATGCTTCATCCTCGTGGCGACGCTCCTGTCCGACTGCGTCGGCCGGCGCCCCCTCCTCCTCGCCAGCGCCGCCGGCTCTGCGGCGACGCTGGCCTCTGTGGCCCTGACGCTCTGCGTCGGCAGCACGTCCACGGTAAGCACTGCGGCGTGCGTCGCGTCGGTGCTGGCCTTCGTGGCCGCGTTCTCGGTTGGGTTCGGGCCGCTGGCGCCGACGTACAGCTCGGAGATCATTCCGCTGCGGCTGCGCGCGCAGGGCACCGGCCTTGGCACGGCAGTGAACCGGCTGACGTGTGCATTGGTGACCATGACTTTCATCTCGCTCGCCGACTGGCTCACCATGCCGGGGTGCTTCTTCCTGTATGCTGGTGTGGCAGCAGCCGCGTTCGTGTTCGTGTACTTGGAGCTGCCAGAGACTAGTGGGCGGAGCTTGGAGGATATGCACGAGCTCTTCGCCGCCAAGTGA